One genomic segment of Impatiens glandulifera chromosome 6, dImpGla2.1, whole genome shotgun sequence includes these proteins:
- the LOC124941684 gene encoding PGR5-like protein 1B, chloroplastic → MASVSGNSISLNTFGKTSVEHSRTNRTGPSLFVRISFFSSSSSYGNASIARHGRPSPPHASLAAEGPSCVFVGPIETASQETLEALYCQAQDAYYSGNPLIVDDMFDRVELKLRWYGSKHVIKYPRCSLRRQSAYADAEEDPSQVFTLASVWLLFLAVGSSACLVPVMYTIFQAYQSMFDPGFSYSSHASMLGSRAVLIHILFMALGSLIGYPIASASVGILRRLWRNDLIALKGACPSCGEEVFAFVKFSQTNNSPHRAACHVCESSLEYLAKVEPSVSTLGRRWVYGRIYFIQQRGKSQQRN, encoded by the exons ATGGCCTCTGTATCTGGAAACTCTATCTCCCTTAACACGTTCGGGAAGACTTCCGTTGAACATTCTAGAACTAATCGAACAGGACCTTCGCTGTTTGTTCGGatctccttcttctcctcctcctcctcttatGGCAACGCGTCCATCGCTCGACATGGCCGTCCGTCCCCGCCTCATGCTTCTCTTGCTGCTGAGGGACCGTCCTGCGTTTTCGTCGGTCCAATCGAGACCGCCAGTCAAGAAACCCTCGAAGCCCTCTATTGTCAG GCCCAGGATGCATATTACAGTGGAAATCCTTTAATAGTTGATGATATGTTTGATCGAGTTGAG TTGAAACTGAGGTGGTATGGCTCCAAACATGTGATCAAGTACCCTCGTTGCAGTCTTCGACGCCAGTCAGCATATGCTGATGCTGAG GAAGACCCTTCACAGGTTTTTACATTAGCAAGTGTGTGGCTGTTGTTTCTTGCTGTTGGCAGTTCAGCATGCCTTGTGCCTGTTATGTACACAATTTTTCAAGCTTATCAAAGTATGTTTGATCCGGGATTCTCATACAGCAGCCATGCATCAATGCTAGGGTCTCGTGCTGTGTTgattcacattttattcatggCACTTGGATCGTTAATTGGTTATCCCATTGCGTCGGCTTCTG TTGGAATACTTAGAAGGCTTTGGAGAAATGACTTGATAGCTCTGAAAGGAGCTTGCCCAAGTTGCGGGGAAGAG GTGTTTGCATTTGTtaaattcagccaaaccaaCAATTCTCCTCATAGAGCCGCTTGTCATGTGTGTGAATCTTCGCTGGAATACCTAGCCAAAGTTGAG CCATCTGTTTCTACACTAGGTAGACGCTGGGTTTATGGGCGTATTTACTTCATTCAACAGAGAGGGAAGAGTCAACAACGAAATTGA